Proteins from a genomic interval of Hydrogenophaga sp. PAMC20947:
- a CDS encoding enoyl-CoA hydratase, which yields MSNDILVHAEDGITTLTFNRPDKKNSITTAMYAHLADALEAAQADDAVRCVVFQGHEAVFSAGNDIGDFLNQPPASDESPVFRFMRALAGFSKPVLAAVCGPAVGIGTTLLLHCDLVYAGDNAAFSMPFVNLGLCPEFSSSLLVPQMMGYHRAAEALLLGEPFMAEAALEVGLVNRVLPPTEVAGFAQTVARRLAAKPLSALVETKRLMKQGQRQQVMAVMAEEGQSFGRMLREPAAREAFGAFMERRKPDFSKI from the coding sequence ATGAGCAATGACATCCTCGTGCACGCCGAAGACGGTATCACCACCCTGACCTTCAACCGCCCCGACAAGAAAAATTCCATCACCACAGCGATGTATGCCCACCTGGCCGATGCGCTTGAAGCTGCGCAGGCGGACGACGCCGTGCGCTGCGTGGTGTTCCAGGGCCATGAGGCGGTGTTCAGTGCGGGCAACGACATTGGCGATTTCCTCAACCAGCCGCCGGCATCGGATGAGTCCCCTGTGTTTCGCTTCATGCGGGCGCTGGCCGGGTTTTCCAAGCCGGTGCTGGCGGCCGTGTGTGGCCCGGCGGTGGGCATCGGTACCACCCTGCTGTTGCATTGCGACCTGGTTTATGCCGGTGACAACGCGGCTTTTTCCATGCCCTTTGTCAACCTGGGCCTGTGCCCTGAATTTTCATCGAGCTTGCTGGTGCCGCAGATGATGGGCTACCACCGCGCGGCCGAGGCTTTGTTGCTGGGCGAGCCCTTCATGGCCGAGGCGGCCCTCGAAGTGGGGCTGGTCAACCGCGTATTGCCCCCGACCGAAGTCGCGGGCTTTGCCCAGACCGTTGCGCGCCGCCTGGCCGCCAAGCCGTTGTCAGCGCTGGTGGAAACCAAGCGGCTGATGAAGCAGGGGCAGCGTCAGCAGGTGATGGCGGTCATGGCCGAAGAAGGGCAGAGCTTTGGCCGCATGTTGCGGGAGCCGGCCGCGCGTGAAGCCTTTGGCGCTTTCATGGAGCGCCGCAAACCCGACTTCTCCAAAATCTGA
- a CDS encoding DUF1428 domain-containing protein: MDYVDGFVVAVALANKDVYVQYAREAAAVFRDHGATRLVECWGDDVPPGKLTSFPMAVMCKADETVVFSWITWPSRAVRDVGMEAAMKDPRLTAQGEMPFDGKRMIYGGFQMVVDA, encoded by the coding sequence ATGGACTATGTTGATGGATTTGTGGTGGCGGTTGCCTTGGCCAACAAGGACGTTTATGTGCAGTACGCCCGCGAGGCTGCCGCGGTGTTCCGCGACCATGGCGCTACGCGCCTTGTGGAGTGTTGGGGCGATGATGTGCCCCCTGGAAAACTGACCTCTTTTCCCATGGCGGTGATGTGCAAGGCCGATGAAACCGTGGTGTTTTCCTGGATCACCTGGCCGTCGCGTGCGGTACGCGATGTCGGCATGGAAGCCGCCATGAAAGATCCCCGCCTGACCGCGCAAGGCGAAATGCCGTTTGATGGCAAGCGCATGATTTATGGCGGATTCCAGATGGTGGTGGACGCATGA
- a CDS encoding patatin-like phospholipase family protein codes for MFHPFPPASPPRQPRLDRFKVWLVVGAAALCLSTQAQAASPAPVLASDTTAVAQAPRPKIGLVLSGGGARGFAHVGVLKALEEARVPVDFIVGTSMGAIIGGLYASGMNADELERELVSVDWGDLFDRREPRQLLSQRRKEEDFEFAPMLQMGFRDGEFRLPTGAVSSRSLEMLLRRYTLTTRHLATFNGLPTPFRAVATDMETGKAVVMEHGDLAAALRASMSVPGVFSPLEVDGQILGDGGLVNNLPVDVARRMGADIIIAVNIGTPLAGRETLGTVLGVTAQMVNILTEQNVQVSLAQLTPKDLLLTPDLGNHTSADFDKALELVEIGHAYADAERESLRRYAAPEQAYSTWQTQRIAQTLANSARVGSLKQVQFEGVSVERAERLRQVLDMPLNQPVSVKQIENDMQELAATGDYERVDYRLENQGAQGTEALVVSLRENDWGPNYLRIGMDLQTDFEGRSAFNLRLSHNRHWLDESGAEWRNRVQLGETVGLYSEFYQPWGSRGQGFAAAYLDANLKRLELYNLDGDLAAIGRRQTVQVGADLGLPLDRLGRFGDLRLGTFANARRAVPELVSADLVDEGVTVTAESWREIGLRARVTSDQLDYANFPSSGYRTDAELAVGRLYNNGKSNQFTRLNATATGVRSWGPHTLNASVRVGMASDIPVGAIDEYSLGGFQQLSGYRVGQVAGNYLTFGRLTYYQRLAWRGGVVRALFAGGSLELGNAWADRSDMSLSDLRVGSSLFVGTDTGLGPLYLSVVHAPKGYTGLYLFLGRP; via the coding sequence ATGTTCCACCCATTCCCTCCGGCTTCGCCCCCCCGCCAGCCACGCCTTGATCGATTCAAAGTGTGGCTGGTGGTCGGGGCGGCGGCGTTGTGCCTGAGCACCCAGGCGCAAGCGGCCAGCCCGGCGCCTGTTTTGGCCTCAGACACCACAGCCGTCGCCCAGGCACCCCGACCCAAAATCGGTCTGGTCCTCTCCGGCGGCGGTGCACGGGGTTTCGCGCACGTGGGGGTGCTCAAGGCGCTGGAGGAAGCGCGGGTGCCGGTGGACTTCATTGTGGGCACCTCCATGGGCGCGATCATCGGTGGCCTGTACGCCAGCGGCATGAACGCCGACGAGCTCGAGCGTGAACTCGTTTCCGTGGACTGGGGCGACCTGTTTGACCGCCGGGAGCCGCGGCAACTGCTGTCGCAGCGGCGCAAGGAAGAAGACTTTGAATTCGCGCCCATGTTGCAGATGGGTTTTCGCGACGGTGAGTTCAGACTGCCCACGGGAGCCGTGTCGTCGCGCTCGCTGGAAATGCTGCTGCGTCGCTACACACTCACCACACGCCACCTGGCCACCTTCAACGGCCTGCCCACCCCGTTCCGAGCCGTCGCAACCGACATGGAAACCGGCAAAGCGGTGGTGATGGAACACGGCGATCTGGCCGCTGCCCTGCGCGCCAGCATGTCGGTGCCCGGCGTCTTTTCACCCCTGGAGGTAGATGGGCAGATCCTCGGCGATGGCGGCCTGGTGAACAACCTGCCTGTGGATGTGGCCCGGCGCATGGGCGCGGACATCATCATCGCGGTGAACATTGGCACGCCGCTGGCCGGGCGCGAGACCCTGGGCACCGTCCTGGGTGTCACGGCCCAGATGGTCAACATCCTCACCGAACAGAACGTACAGGTCAGCCTGGCGCAGCTCACCCCCAAAGACCTGCTGCTGACCCCGGATCTGGGCAACCACACCTCCGCCGACTTCGACAAGGCACTCGAGCTTGTGGAAATCGGCCATGCCTATGCCGATGCAGAACGTGAGTCGTTGCGCCGGTACGCAGCGCCAGAGCAGGCCTACTCAACCTGGCAAACCCAGCGCATCGCTCAGACGCTGGCCAACTCGGCCCGGGTGGGTTCTCTGAAACAAGTCCAGTTTGAAGGGGTCAGCGTCGAACGCGCAGAGCGCCTGCGCCAGGTGCTCGACATGCCGCTGAACCAACCCGTCAGTGTGAAACAGATCGAAAATGATATGCAGGAACTGGCGGCCACGGGGGACTATGAGCGCGTGGACTACCGGCTCGAAAACCAGGGGGCGCAAGGAACAGAGGCGCTGGTGGTGAGCCTGCGCGAAAACGACTGGGGGCCCAACTACCTGCGGATTGGCATGGATCTGCAAACCGATTTTGAAGGCCGGTCCGCCTTCAACCTGCGCCTGAGCCACAACCGCCACTGGCTCGATGAAAGCGGCGCCGAGTGGCGCAACCGCGTCCAGCTTGGCGAAACCGTGGGCCTGTACTCGGAGTTCTACCAGCCCTGGGGGTCAAGAGGGCAAGGCTTTGCCGCCGCCTACCTGGACGCAAATCTGAAACGCCTTGAGCTGTACAACCTCGATGGCGACCTGGCCGCCATCGGACGGCGCCAGACAGTGCAGGTGGGCGCAGACCTGGGCCTGCCGCTGGACCGCCTGGGGCGGTTTGGCGACTTGCGCCTGGGCACCTTCGCCAACGCGCGCCGTGCCGTGCCCGAACTGGTGTCCGCCGACCTGGTGGACGAAGGCGTGACCGTGACCGCGGAAAGCTGGCGCGAAATCGGGCTGCGCGCACGGGTCACATCCGATCAGCTGGACTATGCCAATTTTCCGTCCAGCGGCTACCGCACAGACGCCGAGCTGGCCGTCGGCCGCCTGTACAACAACGGGAAAAGCAACCAGTTCACCCGCCTCAACGCGACGGCAACCGGCGTCCGAAGCTGGGGCCCACACACGCTCAATGCATCGGTTCGGGTCGGCATGGCGAGCGACATTCCCGTCGGCGCCATCGACGAATACTCCCTCGGCGGGTTTCAGCAGCTCTCGGGTTACCGCGTCGGCCAGGTGGCAGGCAACTACCTCACCTTCGGCCGCCTGACCTACTACCAGCGTCTGGCCTGGAGGGGGGGCGTGGTGCGTGCCTTGTTTGCTGGCGGCTCGCTGGAGCTTGGCAACGCCTGGGCCGATCGAAGCGACATGAGCCTGAGCGACCTGCGCGTCGGATCCAGCCTTTTCGTGGGCACCGACACCGGCCTGGGCCCCCTCTACCTGAGTGTGGTGCACGCGCCCAAAGGGTATACGGGCTTGTATTTGTTTCTCGGCCGGCCGTGA
- a CDS encoding VOC family protein — translation MNTPIQPCLWFEHQAEEAARFYVSVFPNSRVGAITRYGPGMPLPEGTVLTVNFELDGLAWIAMNGASSTPFNPAVSFFVTCHSQAEVDHYWNHLAADPAAGQCGWLTDRFGVSWQIVPQQMMDLFKHPDAAGRQRAVAAMMTMKKLDIATLERAFSES, via the coding sequence ATGAACACGCCCATCCAACCCTGCCTGTGGTTTGAACACCAGGCCGAAGAAGCCGCGCGTTTTTACGTGTCGGTGTTTCCGAACTCCCGCGTCGGCGCCATCACCCGTTATGGCCCCGGCATGCCCTTGCCCGAAGGCACCGTTTTGACGGTCAATTTCGAGCTCGATGGCCTGGCCTGGATCGCCATGAACGGCGCCTCGTCCACCCCATTCAATCCGGCGGTGTCGTTCTTCGTCACCTGCCATTCGCAGGCTGAGGTGGACCACTATTGGAACCACCTCGCGGCCGATCCCGCTGCGGGCCAATGCGGCTGGCTCACCGACCGTTTCGGCGTGTCCTGGCAAATCGTTCCCCAGCAGATGATGGACCTGTTCAAACACCCCGATGCGGCCGGCCGCCAAAGGGCCGTGGCCGCCATGATGACCATGAAAAAACTCGATATCGCAACGCTGGAGCGCGCGTTTTCTGAAAGCTGA
- a CDS encoding VOC family protein, producing MSNVPMCAVMHFEMPYKDRDRAARFYAAAFGWAHQQLGPEMGDYLLVTSALPGERPNMPPGAALGAINGGLFPFKADWPMQHPSVVIDVDNVETAMARVVAAGGEVLGEPMDIPGVGRYVSFVDTEGNRNSMMAPSP from the coding sequence ATGTCCAACGTGCCCATGTGTGCTGTGATGCACTTTGAAATGCCCTACAAAGACCGCGATCGTGCGGCCCGCTTTTACGCTGCCGCCTTTGGCTGGGCCCACCAGCAATTGGGCCCCGAGATGGGCGACTATTTGCTGGTGACCTCCGCTTTGCCGGGTGAGCGCCCCAACATGCCACCTGGTGCAGCCTTGGGTGCCATCAACGGCGGCTTGTTTCCCTTCAAGGCCGACTGGCCCATGCAGCATCCTTCCGTGGTCATCGATGTGGACAACGTCGAAACGGCCATGGCACGGGTTGTGGCAGCCGGTGGCGAGGTGTTGGGCGAGCCCATGGACATCCCGGGCGTGGGGCGCTATGTGTCGTTTGTGGACACCGAGGGCAACCGCAACAGCATGATGGCGCCCTCGCCGTAA
- a CDS encoding YciI family protein, which translates to MSYMLLIVEPVGQRATRNEAEGREAYAQMQRFGAALAAEGKLQAVESLASTASAVRVSQAPGQPALRDGPFAEAKEMIGGFFLLQNVDRDEAIAWAQRCPAAAWASVEVRALAPCFDESLP; encoded by the coding sequence ATGTCTTACATGTTGTTGATCGTAGAGCCGGTGGGCCAGCGCGCCACCCGCAACGAAGCCGAGGGCCGGGAGGCTTACGCGCAGATGCAGCGCTTTGGAGCCGCCCTGGCGGCAGAAGGCAAGCTGCAGGCTGTTGAATCCCTGGCGTCTACCGCCAGCGCGGTGCGCGTCAGCCAGGCGCCGGGTCAACCGGCCTTGCGTGACGGCCCGTTTGCCGAGGCCAAGGAAATGATAGGCGGCTTTTTCCTGCTGCAAAACGTGGACCGCGACGAGGCCATTGCGTGGGCCCAGCGTTGTCCGGCTGCGGCATGGGCTTCGGTTGAGGTGCGTGCCCTGGCGCCGTGTTTCGACGAGAGCCTGCCCTGA